A portion of the Acidobacteriaceae bacterium genome contains these proteins:
- the yacG gene encoding DNA gyrase inhibitor YacG, with translation MSKALFCPTCKTTVLAENENFPFCSDRCRLIDLGKWASGDYKVSSPIMDPDLLEELEHQQLKSELNGDLDTKWKN, from the coding sequence ATGTCCAAAGCGCTTTTCTGTCCTACGTGCAAGACAACCGTCCTCGCTGAAAACGAGAACTTCCCTTTCTGTTCCGATCGCTGCCGTTTGATCGACCTGGGCAAGTGGGCGTCGGGTGACTACAAGGTCTCCTCGCCGATCATGGATCCGGACCTGCTTGAAGAGCTCGAACATCAGCAGCTCAAGTCGGAGCTGAACGGCGACCTCGACAC